In one window of Pagrus major chromosome 12, Pma_NU_1.0 DNA:
- the LOC141006302 gene encoding coiled-coil domain-containing protein 152, which translates to MIKPNCVNLDTFMEKFTQLEQKITEVNGRNSMLDVVLEDANRLLKFYVTKEKSVSEEKDSLLVTVNSLQHTLQAQCNLRVENEKLKKDMADLKQQRERAAEDREAEVQQLVSEMRAEGERHKGALETVRQQCRREVEDVQRQAVNQLEAKDAEVKKLLEKKDVDVEEMKRRLKEQERERQSELLKSQMEFGAKLARVQSTAQMSRQQQQQHGSNLLPQSVFKRKLQFFQEEKNKEIGALRQRIAELEENQRVCSLSDGRLKKRKISFV; encoded by the exons ATGATAAAGCCAAACTGTGTTAACCTTGACACGTTTATGGAGAAGTTCACTCAACTGGAACAG AAGATCACAGAGGTTAATGGCAGAAACAGCATGTTGGATGTCGTGCTGGAGGACGCCAACAGACTCCTGAAATTCTACGTGACCAAGGAGAAAAGTGTGAGTgaag AGAAGGACAGTCTTCTTGTTACTGTGAACAGTCTACAGCACACTCTGCAGGCGCAGTGCAACCTAAGAG TGGAGAATGAGAAGCTGAAGAAAGATATGGCCGACCTGAAACAACAGCGTGAGAGAGCGGCAGAG GACAGAGAGGCTGAGGTTCAGCAGCTGGTCAGTGAAATGAGAGCGGAAGGAGAGCGACACAAGGGGGCGCTAGAGACTGTGAGGCAGCAGTGtaggagggaggtggaggatgtCCAGAGACAGGCTGTCAATCAGT TGGAAGCTAAAGACGCTGAAGTaaagaagctgctggagaaaaAGGATGTGGAcgtggaggagatgaagaggaggctgaaggagcaggagagggagaggcagagcgAGCTCCTCAAGTCTCAGATGGAG TTTGGTGCGAAGTTAGCCAGAGTTCAGAGTACAGCTCAGATGAgccgacagcagcagcagcaacacggTTCCAACCTTCTTCCACAGAGTGTCTTCAAGAGG AAGCTGCAGTTCTTCCAGGAGGAGAAGAACAAGGAGATTGGGGCTCTGCGTCAGAGAATCGCAGAGCTGGAAGAGAACCAGCGTGTCTGCAGCCTCAGCGACGGCCGtctgaagaagagaaagatctcaTTTGTTTAG